The window ctatgtatgcgtatgtatgtccaTATTCATGCATTCTCGTAAATGTTTATAGACCCCATCCCGCAGTGGCATCTTTGTAAAAGTAACCGgttcagtacatcaagcagctgttgatatattaattttaagtttTTAATGTTGCTGCATGTCTTTGTCTTCTGCGAGTTAGTTCAGTTTTtgtctacaaatatataaaacagtaaTACACCTCACATTGATCATGTCTTTTAAATTCGTATCATCAGCAAGTAATAAAAAAGGCATTGCTAGACTTGAGAGGGTTAaaggttaaaaatatatattcaattttcaAAGTATATTGTCAAAAATAGTTTCACATATTCAGTatctataatattaatacaatgtaTGGGCacataatgttaacaacaacgtCAACAACACAGCGGACACAACATACAACAACTGCTCGCTCGCTGACCAGCTGCGAGCGATTGAAATAAAGGGTTAATAATTTAATGACAGACTGTGGCTAGAAATCTTGAATACATTTGAATTACGaattttaaaacaataatatatatttttttatagcaaTAGCTAAATATGGTTATTTAGTTATTCAAGATATCTGGGCTGAAAGACTGGGTAGTCGGGCTGTGCACAGCACTAAGCCTCAGGGTtagaatgtcacacacacataaaactaaCTTAAATCTATAGTCGCACCGAAACATGATCCTGTGATCATACACCTTATGGTAACTTTCGCTACTTCTAATGATGGCAGAGACTGTGTTTACAGTTGTAATGTTTGGCAAGGGATTTTAGGGCCTAAAGGAAAGGCTGTACTGGTTGAACGGGTTGAAGGGGGACGAGGATGTCGCCACGAAGGATTTTCGTGAATTGTCGAAGTACCTCACTGGAGCAGTGTCACTTCGACGGTTGGACGGGAAGAACACCCGGCCGAAGGGTTTTGCAGGAGTCTTGGGCTTAAACTCAAGTTTATCCATTCCTTCAGTGATCTGCACAGAGGGTCGGAATGCCCGTCGACCTGATACAGGTGTGGAAAAGAAGGACTTTTCCACACCAGGCAGGGGAGTGACATAGATTTTATTATCTGTTTGGCGGGCGTTCCTTGTGAATTCTGACACAGGAGGGAGGTATCCAAGGTCTAGAGGAGTAGAAATATCTTGTTGACCTCCTAGCTGATTACCCACATTTCCAAAGTTTCCTCCATTAGCTTCATTTCCAGAAACAGGTGAACCAGCAGGGAAGGATTGTGGGAAGGACTGAGCTGTTCCTACACTTGCCCCATTCCCAGAAATGGGAGAACCTGCAGGTGATGACTGAGAAACTGAGGACACAGGGTTAAAGCTTATTGGATTTTGTGGGGAGGTTGAGACAGAAGGCTCAAAGGATGAAGTTGAATCTcctgggtaggaggaagagggcgaggaaggtgTGGAAGAGAAACCATTACTGGAGAAGGGCGATGGTGAAGAACTTGGAAATGATGATGAACTGGGGAATGAAATGGAAGCTGGGGACAATTCAGGGAAAGAGGGCGAGTTTGAGGGTTGGATATTGTTACTAATTTCAACATTATCGACAGGAGGGAGATACCCTTGTTCGAGGGTTGAGAAATCAAGGGTTGATCCTATGTTTGGTTGTGAAGGGAAAGTGAACTGTGAGTTTGCCTCCTGAGTAACAGGAGCTACTACTTCCTGCTTGAGGCTGTCTGTAAGGGACACAGGTgttgaagaaaatgagaatgaattagGTGAGATGTTGCCAGAGGATGAACCAGAGAAGCTAAATTGAGAACTCTGTGATTTAGTGATCTCCCGTGCAGCAAATTCTTGTGTGGGGGGAATGTAGtcttgaggaggaagaggtacaCCACCGGCATTATTCGATGTGATGCCTCCTGTCAAAGAAAGACCAAAATCTCCTGATGTAGTTTGGGTCAATCCCCCAGGTGAAATAGAACCGAAGTTTGTAATGGCTGGTTCAAATCCTCCAGCTGGAACAGGGGTCTCTGCCTGGCTGTGGAATTCAGTTGGTGTAAAGACTGGCTTTGGTGCCGGAAGGTCGGAATATGGAGTGGTGCCGAGGTTGTCCTTATCGTTATtagaagtaaaaatgaaaattgtGTCATCTGAGACAGCAGGACGTCCAGAGGTGATGGGATCAAGTGACTGGGGTGGAAGTGGAACATTTATGCTAAATGTTTGTTGATTGTCATTTAATGAAGTACCTGTGGAAACTGAACTTGGATCTGGGTAGCTGTATCCATTTTCATTTGCAGTATTCTGATTTCCTGAAAATCCTACATTGGATGTATTATCATCAGTAAGGAGTATTTCATTTCCCTGGGCATTGTTATTTACTTGGAATACTTGGTTGCCTTGGATTTGCTCATTCTGATATCCAGAATTACCTTGGATACTTGGATTAAAATTGTTAGTACCTGTATCTCCAGTCAAAAGAGCGGTGTTTTCAAAATTGTTTAAATTACTACCTGCAGTTGGAGTTCCAGAGTGTTGGACAATGATTTCATCTTGGACATTTCCTGTGTTGATAGCTGGGTCCTGGTTCTCGATTAATAAAAACTCATTCAGATTTCCAGATGTACCTGTGTTGCCAACGTCAGTTTGTTGACCAGGTTGTTGGAAACCGCCTTCACCTTGGTAACTGGTGTCAAAGGAATCCTGATCATCTATGAGTAAAATTTCACCTTGATTTAAATCCTGCACATCAAGAATACCATCGATGCCTGCTGTTCCAAAGTCTGCTTGTGCAGGGCCAGAGCCAATGAAGAGGCTTGTCTCTGGAGTGGGATAATTATACCCAGTGTCCAGTCCCTGAGAGCCTCCTGTTTGTCTAGTTGATCCTTGGTTACTGATTCCGTCCTGGATTACATTACTGACACCAAGATCTACATTACCTTGGTTCAAATCAGTACCAAAGTTTGGCAATCCCTGGCCACTCTGGCTTGAAACATCAGGGCCAAAACCGGTTTGCTGTTGATCTGATTGATATTCATTTTGGTTCTGACCAGGGCCAAATCCTGGTTGTGTTTGGCCTGCAACAATTTCCCTCTGGCCAAACTGTCCAGGGCCTGTACCAAATCCTCCCTGACCTTGATTTGGATTGATCTCATTCTGACCTTGTCCAACATTTAACCCAGCTTGACCTTGGTCTGGACTGTATCCTCCTTGATTTTGGCCCTGACCTATTCCAAACTGTCCTTGATTTTGACCTATTCCACCTTGATCTTGCCCTGGTGCAGTATCAAATTGTAACTGATTTTGTCCTATTCCTCCTTGACTCTGTCCTTGAGCTGGTTGATAATCAGATTGGACCTGTCCATTTATAAAACCTGGCTGGCCTTGACCCTGAACTGGACCAAATCCATCAGAAACTGCTTGGCCCAAATTTGTATTTTGTCTTAGACCAGCATTCCCTTCATTTTGAGTTGGCCTGCCTTGATCAAAGGCTGTCTGGTCTAAACCAATTCCTGGATAACTTGGATCTGTGCCAACTTGGCCTGGGCTTGAAAAACCACTCTGACCAGATTGACCTCTCCGTTGACTGTCCTGTGTTGGTCCAACTCCTGGGCCAGATCCTACTTGACCCTGGCCTGATCCAAATCCTGTCTGTGTTTGACCTACTTGGTTTAGCCCAGGTCCAAATCCAGACTGACCTGAAACAAATCCATCTTGACCTGGGGTAGATCCTGTTTGTGTCTGCCCTGTGCCAAAGGTTGGCTGACTCTGTCCAGATCCAGTCTGACCTGGTCCTGAATACCCGGCTTGTCCAGAACCAAATCCACCTTGACCTGGAGTAgagcctgtctgtgtctgccctGTACCAAAGCCTAAACCAGGACCTGTCTGACTTGACCCAAAACCACTTTGTCCAGGAGTAGAACCAATTTGGTTCTGACTTGGGCCAAATCCTGTTGGTCTCTGACCTTGTCCAAATCCAGTCTGTGTCTGACCTGGCCCAAATCCTGCTTGTGTCTGACCTGGCCCAAACCCTGTTTGTGTCTGACCTGGCCCAAATCCTGCTTGTGTCTGACCTGGCCCAAATCCAGCTTGTGTCTGACCTGGCCCAAATCCTGTCTGTGTTTGACCTGGTCCAAATCCTGCCTGTGTTTGACCTCGTTCAAATCCTGCCTGTGTCTGACCTGGATTAAATCCTGCCTGTGTCTGACCTGGCCCAAATCCTTGACGTTGGTTAGTTCCAGTTTGACCAGGACCCGAGAATCCAGTCTGGTCAGAACCGATTCCACCTTGAGATGGTGTAGAACCTGTCTGTCCTTGACTTGGGTTAAATGCAGCTTGACCAGACCCAAAGTCATTTTGTCCAGGAGCAGATCCTCTTTGGTTAGGATTAAAGCCTGTCTGACCAGAGCTAAATCCACTCTGACCAGGGCCAGGCTGTCTTTGATTTTGACCTAGACCAAGACCTGCCTGATTCTGACCTGGGCCAAATCCTGTCTGTTCAGATCCAAATCCGCTCTGCCCTGGGGTGGAACCTCTCTGACCTTGACTAAATCCTGATTGACCTGGGCTAGAACTAGGCTTTTGAGGACCAAAACCACTCTGGGCTGAACCAAATCCAGTCTGTCCAGGTTGCTGCTGACTCAGACCTAATCCATTTTGGCCAGTAGCACGACCTGGTTGCTGTGAGCCAAATCCTGCTTGACCTGGGCCAGAAATGCCTTGTACCTGGCCCAAACCTGGATTTCCAGTATTCTGCCCAGGACCAAATCCATTTTGATTTATTGCATTGCCAGATAAACCAGGTGAACCAAATCCTCCTATTCCTTGAGTCTGTCTCGGGAAATCTGCAACATTTTGCCCCAAGTTGTTTTGTCCAGGCTGTCCAGATGCAGAGGGACGGGGAAATCCACCTTGTGTTGCAGGGAATCCACCCTGTGGGCTTAGTGATTCTTGGCCTCTGCCAGCTGAGCCAGGGCGTCCACCTCTTGTGCCTGCTCCCCCAGTTGAACCAGGGAATCCATCTCCAGTGCCTGCTCCCCCAGTCGAACCAGGGCGTCCATCCCTTGAGCCTGCTCCTCCAGTTGAACCAGGGCGTCCTCCTCTAGTGCCTGCTCCCCCAGTTGAACCAGGGAATCCATCTCCAGTGCCTGCTCCCCCAGTCGAACCAGGGCGTCCATCCCTTGAGCCTGCTCCTCCAGTTGAACCAGGGCGTCCTCCTCTAGTGCCTGCTCCTCCAGTAGAACCAGGGAATCCATCTCCAGTGCCTGCTCCCCCAGTCGAACCAGGGCGTCCATCCCTTGAGCCTGCTCCTCCAGTTGAACCAGGGCGTCCTCCTCTAGTGCCTGCTCCTCCAGTAGAACCAGGGAATCCATCTCCAGTGCCTGCTCCCCCAGTTGAACCAGGGCGTCCATCCCTTGAGCCTGCTCCTCCAGTTGAACCAGGGCGTCCTCCTCTAGTGCCTGCTCCCCCAGTCGAACCAGGGAAACCATCTCCATTGCCTGCTCCCCCAGTCGAACCAGGGCGTCCGTCTCTAATGCCTGCTTCCCCAGTTGAACCAGGGCGTCCATCCCTTGAGCCTGCTCCCCCAGCTGAGCCAGGGCGCCCATCTGCTGGTCTAAATCCGCCTGTTGATCCTGGGCCTCCAAAAGCTGTATCTTGTCCATCTGAACCTGGCTGTCCTGAGGCACCTGGTCGTCCTGCTAAACCTGGTTGTCCATTTGAACCACCGAGTCCTTGATTAGGAAATCCACTTCCTGATCCTGCAGAACCACCTGCTCTAGGAAAACCTGGTTGTCCGCCTACCGAACCCGAGACTCGTGGGTTGCCAACGTTGCCTCCACCAGGTGATGCTGGAGATCCCGTATCACTGAAGACACCATCGTTAACACTGTAGAACTGGGAGGCTTGAGCACAGTCAAAGCtataccaccacacacacacaaggtactGTTGATCGAAGATGGTGCCGTTGGGACATAGGAAAGAGAACTTCTGAATCCGACGACCTTGAGCGACGCAAATGTGGAAGACCTGGCACTCAGCTTCCTGGTCAGCAAAGTAACCCGGGGACTGCTGGTCTTCACACCTATAAAGTTGTGTAGAAACGGAAGCACATTCGATGAAATTGAAAACGATAGAACTTCATCAGTGTGAAAAATGCAACAACGTATATTAAGTCATAGGTGTTGCAAATAGCATCATACACTTCGAGGTGATGTAAACTaacgaaaaaagaacaagaatttcCACAGATCCTACGTTTTTCCACTTACCTAAAAGAAGTGTCAGGGACTTCAGCATACGTCGGGTAATCATTGCCAGCAACACCAACTATcatgtcgtcatcttcatcgccGAGACTGATGATGTCAACTGTAATATGGTAAATGTGTAAACAAGGGGGAAAACATGCGAAGATCTCATTAGTTCAAATCGTGTTTGTGTAAAGCTTCGAATGTTAGGGATTATGTTATTGAAATATAGTTACGAAAAACAAGCAACAGTATTGAGTGTAAGTATACGTGTTCAGacgcacaggcagacacacatgcaATCGCTCAAAACACACAGATACCTATACACGCAAGcttcgcacacacatatgcaagcacgcacgcacgcacgctcacacacacacacacacacacacacacacacacacacacacacacacacacacacacacacacacacacacacacacacactcattcacactcacactcacactcacactcacacacatacacacacacacacacacacacacacacacacacacacatacacacacacacaaacacacttacacacacacacacacacacacacacacacacacacttatgtgtgtgtgtgtgtgtgtgtgtgtgtgtgtgtgtgtgtgtgtgtgtttgtgtgtgtgtgtgtgtgtgtgtatacatatatacattaattaatttatgtatttattcattaattcatttattcatacagaCATTATCAATAAGTACGCGTATACATAAGTATAGATGTAAGCTGCTAAATAGAATTTTACAATCAATTAAACAAATAGTGCATGTCAGTATGAAGTCGAGTGATGGTGTCATGTGTCAGAGGTCAGACTGGTTCGATCCTCTTCATCAGTCTTGTTAGTGTCATGGTGTCACGTGATGTCCCAGCTGGTGCCACCAAAGGCCTCGGTGTCACAACTTCTCCGCTTGGGTATCGAAGAAGAGTCCAACCTTTGACCCTCCCGGAGTATCTGAAAGATTCTCACAACCCAGTTAACAAACACGTAAAGTAACATGTTGTCCAGAGTTGGTGGTTCGTGGCTGTTGTTAGAATTGTCAGGGAAATGGCAATGGTTAAGTTAGATTACCATTCTCGTCTCGTGCTGAACTAGATTGGTTGATTTCTCTCgttcacatacagtatatatcgtCAGTAGTGAGCTTTGATAGCACAGTTGTCTTTTCCTGAACTAAACGTATTAAAGACCTCTCTCCTTTCACCACGGTCGTTCTGAGTTTCAAGCTGAACATGAACAGTAACTTTACAAAAAGCACAAT of the Penaeus chinensis breed Huanghai No. 1 chromosome 18, ASM1920278v2, whole genome shotgun sequence genome contains:
- the LOC125034863 gene encoding uncharacterized PE-PGRS family protein PE_PGRS54-like, translating into MVTSRPPGVLLTVVVVLLRLCVGVIAQAEDEPITNGLTAVDIISLGDEDDDMIVGVAGNDYPTYAEVPDTSFRCEDQQSPGYFADQEAECQVFHICVAQGRRIQKFSFLCPNGTIFDQQYLVCVWWYSFDCAQASQFYSVNDGVFSDTGSPASPGGGNVGNPRVSGSVGGQPGFPRAGGSAGSGSGFPNQGLGGSNGQPGLAGRPGASGQPGSDGQDTAFGGPGSTGGFRPADGRPGSAGGAGSRDGRPGSTGEAGIRDGRPGSTGGAGNGDGFPGSTGGAGTRGGRPGSTGGAGSRDGRPGSTGGAGTGDGFPGSTGGAGTRGGRPGSTGGAGSRDGRPGSTGGAGTGDGFPGSTGGAGTRGGRPGSTGGAGSRDGRPGSTGGAGTGDGFPGSTGGAGTRGGRPGSTGGAGSRDGRPGSTGGAGTGDGFPGSTGGAGTRGGRPGSAGRGQESLSPQGGFPATQGGFPRPSASGQPGQNNLGQNVADFPRQTQGIGGFGSPGLSGNAINQNGFGPGQNTGNPGLGQVQGISGPGQAGFGSQQPGRATGQNGLGLSQQQPGQTGFGSAQSGFGPQKPSSSPGQSGFSQGQRGSTPGQSGFGSEQTGFGPGQNQAGLGLGQNQRQPGPGQSGFSSGQTGFNPNQRGSAPGQNDFGSGQAAFNPSQGQTGSTPSQGGIGSDQTGFSGPGQTGTNQRQGFGPGQTQAGFNPGQTQAGFERGQTQAGFGPGQTQTGFGPGQTQAGFGPGQTQAGFGPGQTQTGFGPGQTQAGFGPGQTQTGFGQGQRPTGFGPSQNQIGSTPGQSGFGSSQTGPGLGFGTGQTQTGSTPGQGGFGSGQAGYSGPGQTGSGQSQPTFGTGQTQTGSTPGQDGFVSGQSGFGPGLNQVGQTQTGFGSGQGQVGSGPGVGPTQDSQRRGQSGQSGFSSPGQVGTDPSYPGIGLDQTAFDQGRPTQNEGNAGLRQNTNLGQAVSDGFGPVQGQGQPGFINGQVQSDYQPAQGQSQGGIGQNQLQFDTAPGQDQGGIGQNQGQFGIGQGQNQGGYSPDQGQAGLNVGQGQNEINPNQGQGGFGTGPGQFGQREIVAGQTQPGFGPGQNQNEYQSDQQQTGFGPDVSSQSGQGLPNFGTDLNQGNVDLGVSNVIQDGISNQGSTRQTGGSQGLDTGYNYPTPETSLFIGSGPAQADFGTAGIDGILDVQDLNQGEILLIDDQDSFDTSYQGEGGFQQPGQQTDVGNTGTSGNLNEFLLIENQDPAINTGNVQDEIIVQHSGTPTAGSNLNNFENTALLTGDTGTNNFNPSIQGNSGYQNEQIQGNQVFQVNNNAQGNEILLTDDNTSNVGFSGNQNTANENGYSYPDPSSVSTGTSLNDNQQTFSINVPLPPQSLDPITSGRPAVSDDTIFIFTSNNDKDNLGTTPYSDLPAPKPVFTPTEFHSQAETPVPAGGFEPAITNFGSISPGGLTQTTSGDFGLSLTGGITSNNAGGVPLPPQDYIPPTQEFAAREITKSQSSQFSFSGSSSGNISPNSFSFSSTPVSLTDSLKQEVVAPVTQEANSQFTFPSQPNIGSTLDFSTLEQGYLPPVDNVEISNNIQPSNSPSFPELSPASISFPSSSSFPSSSPSPFSSNGFSSTPSSPSSSYPGDSTSSFEPSVSTSPQNPISFNPVSSVSQSSPAGSPISGNGASVGTAQSFPQSFPAGSPVSGNEANGGNFGNVGNQLGGQQDISTPLDLGYLPPVSEFTRNARQTDNKIYVTPLPGVEKSFFSTPVSGRRAFRPSVQITEGMDKLEFKPKTPAKPFGRVFFPSNRRSDTAPVRYFDNSRKSFVATSSSPFNPFNQYSLSFRP